From Kamptonema formosum PCC 6407, a single genomic window includes:
- a CDS encoding 3-hydroxyacyl-CoA dehydrogenase family protein produces MNIQTVGVIGAGVMGVGVAQNLAQTGHHAVLLDISDDILERAKQEIKNNIRFQSFFNKNEKADRPNDILDKITFSSNYQFLEKAEFVVENVTEKWDIKKEVYSKIDAICPEETIFAANTSAISITRIASATKRADRVIGIHFMNPVPMKPMVEMIRGYHTSEPTIETATKLLAKMGKESILVNDSPGFVSNRVLMLTVNEAIFLLQEGVASAEQVDKIFKSCFGHKMGPLETADLIGLDTILFSIEVLYESFNDSKYRPCPLLKKMVDAGLHGRKSGKGFYTYNH; encoded by the coding sequence ATGAACATTCAAACAGTCGGTGTAATCGGAGCAGGTGTTATGGGAGTTGGGGTAGCGCAAAATCTAGCGCAAACCGGACATCATGCGGTGCTTTTAGATATTTCAGATGATATTCTGGAACGAGCGAAACAGGAAATCAAAAATAATATCCGTTTTCAAAGTTTTTTCAACAAAAATGAGAAAGCCGATCGTCCAAATGACATTTTGGATAAAATTACTTTTTCCAGTAACTATCAGTTCCTAGAAAAAGCGGAATTCGTAGTTGAAAATGTTACTGAAAAATGGGATATTAAAAAGGAGGTATACAGTAAAATAGACGCGATTTGCCCAGAAGAAACTATTTTTGCCGCCAACACATCGGCCATTTCCATTACTCGGATCGCTTCCGCTACCAAGAGGGCAGATCGAGTTATTGGCATTCATTTTATGAACCCCGTACCGATGAAGCCGATGGTGGAAATGATTCGCGGCTATCATACTTCTGAGCCGACGATCGAAACCGCCACAAAATTATTAGCGAAGATGGGAAAAGAATCTATCTTAGTTAATGATTCGCCTGGTTTCGTTTCCAATCGGGTGCTAATGTTAACCGTTAACGAAGCAATTTTTCTTTTGCAAGAGGGAGTAGCTTCAGCCGAACAGGTTGATAAAATTTTTAAATCCTGTTTCGGTCACAAAATGGGGCCATTAGAAACAGCAGATTTAATCGGATTAGATACAATTCTCTTCTCGATAGAAGTTTTGTACGAAAGCTTCAATGACAGTAAATATCGCCCCTGCCCTTTACTCAAAAAAATGGTAGATGCTGGATTGCACGGGCGAAAAAGCGGAAAAGGTTTCTATACCTACAATCATTAG
- a CDS encoding acyl carrier protein, giving the protein MKAAKDKIKKFLSQFFGNHDLQDDEDIFALGFVNSMFAMQLVLFIEKEFEVTIENEDLEFANFRSINSMTALLERKTTVLARE; this is encoded by the coding sequence ATGAAAGCAGCTAAAGACAAAATCAAAAAATTCCTTTCTCAGTTTTTCGGCAACCATGACTTGCAGGATGATGAAGACATATTTGCTTTGGGATTCGTCAATTCCATGTTTGCCATGCAATTGGTGTTGTTTATAGAAAAAGAGTTTGAAGTTACGATCGAAAACGAAGACCTGGAATTTGCTAATTTCAGGAGTATCAACTCTATGACGGCGTTACTAGAACGGAAAACTACCGTACTGGCGAGAGAGTAA